A window of Thunnus thynnus chromosome 17, fThuThy2.1, whole genome shotgun sequence contains these coding sequences:
- the LOC137168452 gene encoding serotonin N-acetyltransferase-like, with protein MMSVVGAQPFIKPMQSSPSVSPIQRRHTLPASEVRPLNTQDAISVFEIEREAFISVSGECPLHLDEVRHFLTLCPELSMGWFEEGRLVAFIIGSLWDQDRLTTEALTLHKPCGSTVHIHVLAVHRTFRQQGKGPLLMWRYLQYLRCLPNVRRAVLMCEDFLIPFYRKSGFKVLGRCAITVANLTFTEMWYPISGHAYMRRNSEAIRFPQHPLTVPLTKTDEHVDV; from the exons ATGATGTCCGTTGTGGGCGCCCAGCCTTTCATCAAACCAATGCAGTCATCACCTTCCGTTTCGCCTATCCAGAGGAGACACACACTTCCCGCAAGCGAAGTCCGGCCGCTCAACACACAAGATGCCATAAGCGTCTTTGAAATCGAGCGGGAAG cattTATCTCAGTGTCAGGTGAGTGTCCCCTTCATCTGGATGAGGTGCGTCATTTCCTCACGCTGTGTCCGGAGCTGTCCATGGGCTGGTTTGAGGAAGGCCGCCTGGTGGCTTTCATCATCGGCTCTCTGTGGGACCAGGACAGGCTCACTACA GAAGCGCTGACTCTCCACAAGCCCTGTGGCTCCACCGTCCACATCCACGTGCTGGCTGTCCATCGCACCTTCAGGCAGCAGGGCAAAGGTCCTCTTCTCATGTGGCGTTACCTGCAGTATCTCCGCTGCCTGCCCAATGTGCGCCGAGCGGTACTGATGTGTGAAGACTTCCTCATCCCCTTCTACCGCAAGTCTGGCTTCAAGGTCCTGGGCCGCTGTGCCATCACCGTGGCCAACCTGACCTTCACAGAGATGTGGTACCCTATCAGCGGCCACGCGTACATGCGGCGCAACAGTGAAGCAATTCGTTTCCCTCAGCATCCCTTGACTGTGCCACTGACAAAGACTGACGAACATGTTGATGTATGA